One part of the Methylobacterium terrae genome encodes these proteins:
- the rsmI gene encoding 16S rRNA (cytidine(1402)-2'-O)-methyltransferase, whose protein sequence is MTQRSDDPRRRPPERSATGRGPAVYTAFGLAAEAEPLSPGLHVVATPIGNLKDVTFRALSTLAAADAVLAEDTRVTRTLLAHYGITTPLVAYHEHSGEGVRERMIARIKAGEALALVSDAGTPLVSDPGFKLVQAAIEAGLAVTPIPGPSAAITALVAAGLPTDRFFFEGFLPQKSGARRNRLATLGAVPGTLVLFEAPHRLPEMLADAADVLGGTRPAAVARELTKLFETVRRGDLAGLAAEYAASGPPKGEVVVVIGTAPEDAPGPEHDADLDARLEAALARHSIKDAASLVADETGLKRREVYARALVLARRADDAGDA, encoded by the coding sequence ATGACCCAGCGCAGCGACGATCCTCGCCGCCGTCCCCCGGAGCGGTCCGCGACCGGCCGGGGCCCGGCGGTCTACACCGCCTTCGGCCTCGCCGCCGAGGCCGAGCCCCTGTCGCCCGGCCTGCACGTGGTGGCGACGCCGATCGGCAACCTGAAGGACGTGACCTTCCGGGCGCTCTCGACGCTCGCCGCCGCCGACGCGGTGCTGGCGGAGGACACCCGGGTCACCCGCACGCTGCTCGCCCATTACGGCATCACCACGCCGCTCGTCGCCTATCACGAGCATTCGGGCGAGGGGGTGCGCGAGCGGATGATCGCCCGGATCAAGGCGGGCGAGGCGCTGGCGCTGGTCTCGGATGCCGGCACGCCGCTGGTCTCCGATCCCGGCTTCAAGCTGGTCCAGGCCGCGATCGAGGCGGGGCTCGCCGTGACGCCGATCCCCGGCCCCTCGGCGGCCATCACCGCGCTCGTCGCCGCGGGCCTGCCGACCGACCGGTTCTTCTTCGAGGGCTTCCTGCCGCAGAAGAGCGGCGCGCGGCGCAACCGCCTCGCGACGCTGGGCGCCGTGCCCGGCACGCTGGTCCTGTTCGAGGCGCCCCACCGCCTGCCCGAGATGCTGGCCGACGCCGCCGACGTGCTGGGCGGCACCCGGCCCGCCGCGGTGGCGCGCGAGCTGACCAAGCTGTTCGAGACCGTGCGCCGGGGCGACCTCGCCGGGCTCGCCGCCGAGTATGCCGCCTCCGGCCCGCCGAAGGGCGAGGTGGTGGTGGTGATCGGCACCGCGCCCGAGGACGCGCCGGGCCCGGAACACGACGCCGACCTCGATGCCCGCCTCGAGGCGGCGCTCGCCCGCCACTCGATCAAGGACGCCGCCTCCCTCGTCGCCGACG
- a CDS encoding penicillin-binding protein activator: MGGIGLDTLGRLGRSAATLAALLALGACGGVDSPVVATRTAPVEAPAAPAGDGTVLGTGSVKVALILPLSGPGAAVGAGLRNAATLALDESQSPDLKILVKDDRSTPEGAREAAAAALAEGAELVIGPLFAATVQSAAATARPAGKPVIAFSTDASVAARGVYLLSFLPQTEVDRIIDETTAAGRRSFVALIPETTYGSVVEAQFREAVARRGGRVVAIERYPAGNPAAAIGRVASLIAGPAPQADALFLPDTPEGLAAAGAALTRAGFNPARVKPVGTAVWNDPRVFALPAFQGGWFAAADPAGFSGFSQRYRARFGSDPVRVATLAYDAVSLAAALNRQYGSQRFADATLTNPSGFAGVDGTFRFRPEGTSDRTLAVFEIRGNGATIASPAPRALGPSGT; encoded by the coding sequence ATGGGGGGCATCGGCCTCGACACTCTGGGGCGTCTCGGGCGGAGCGCCGCGACGCTCGCGGCCCTTCTGGCGCTCGGCGCCTGCGGCGGGGTCGACAGCCCGGTCGTCGCGACCCGCACCGCACCGGTCGAGGCACCGGCCGCGCCGGCCGGCGACGGGACGGTACTGGGCACCGGCAGCGTCAAGGTCGCGCTGATCCTGCCGCTCTCCGGTCCCGGCGCCGCGGTCGGCGCGGGCCTGCGCAACGCCGCCACCCTCGCCCTCGACGAATCGCAGAGCCCCGATCTCAAGATCCTGGTGAAGGACGACCGCAGCACGCCGGAGGGCGCCCGCGAGGCCGCGGCCGCGGCCCTCGCCGAGGGGGCTGAGCTCGTCATCGGCCCGCTCTTCGCCGCCACGGTGCAGTCCGCCGCCGCCACGGCGCGGCCGGCCGGCAAGCCGGTGATCGCCTTCTCGACCGATGCCAGCGTGGCGGCGCGCGGCGTCTACCTCCTGAGCTTCCTGCCCCAGACCGAGGTCGACCGGATCATCGACGAGACCACGGCGGCCGGGCGGCGCTCCTTCGTGGCGCTGATCCCGGAGACGACCTACGGCAGCGTCGTCGAGGCGCAGTTCCGCGAGGCGGTGGCGCGCCGCGGCGGCCGCGTGGTGGCGATCGAGCGCTACCCCGCCGGCAACCCGGCCGCCGCGATCGGGCGCGTCGCGTCGCTGATCGCCGGCCCGGCGCCGCAGGCCGACGCGCTGTTCCTGCCCGACACGCCGGAGGGCCTCGCCGCCGCGGGCGCGGCGCTCACCCGCGCGGGCTTCAACCCGGCCCGGGTGAAGCCGGTCGGCACCGCGGTCTGGAACGACCCGCGGGTCTTCGCCCTGCCGGCCTTCCAGGGCGGCTGGTTCGCCGCCGCGGATCCCGCCGGCTTCTCCGGCTTCAGCCAGCGCTACCGCGCCCGGTTCGGCTCGGATCCGGTCCGCGTCGCGACGCTCGCCTACGACGCGGTCTCGCTGGCCGCGGCGCTCAACCGGCAATACGGCTCGCAGCGCTTCGCCGACGCCACGCTCACCAACCCGTCGGGCTTCGCCGGGGTCGACGGCACCTTCCGGTTCCGCCCGGAAGGGACCAGCGACCGCACCCTCGCGGTGTTCGAGATCCGCGGGAACGGCGCGACGATCGCCAGCCCGGCGCCGCGGGCGCTCGGGCCGTCGGGGACCTGA
- the hemW gene encoding radical SAM family heme chaperone HemW, whose product MIEHPTRDVGFGVYLHWPFCAAKCPYCDFNSHVRHAAIDQARWRAAFAREIAHAAALAPGRTVTSIFLGGGTPSLMEPATVGALLDAVAGAWSMAPDVEVTLEANPTSVEAGRFRGYRAAGVNRVSLGVQALDDASLRKLGRLHSTAEALRAVETAAAHFERTSFDLIYARPDQTPEAWAAELRGAIDRAAEHLSLYQLTIEEGTPFYGLAAAGKLAVPDDDTARVLYDVTQEVCAAAGLPAYEISNHARPGAESRHNLLYWRYGEYAGIGPGAHGRLVLPEGRTGTSTERNPEAWLARAECEGHGIVETEALSPGDQADEFLMMGLRLREGIDPARYAALAGRSLDPDRVAGLVEAGLVARRPDDRLAATPKGAPVLNAVVAELAA is encoded by the coding sequence ATGATCGAACATCCGACCCGGGACGTCGGCTTCGGGGTCTACCTGCACTGGCCCTTCTGCGCCGCGAAGTGCCCGTACTGCGACTTCAACAGCCACGTCCGCCACGCGGCCATCGACCAGGCGCGGTGGCGCGCCGCCTTCGCGCGGGAGATCGCGCACGCCGCCGCGCTCGCGCCGGGCCGCACCGTCACCAGCATCTTCCTCGGCGGCGGCACGCCCTCGCTGATGGAGCCGGCGACGGTCGGCGCGCTCCTCGACGCGGTGGCGGGAGCCTGGAGCATGGCGCCCGACGTCGAGGTGACGCTGGAAGCCAACCCCACCAGCGTCGAGGCCGGCCGGTTCCGCGGCTACCGGGCCGCCGGGGTCAACCGGGTCTCGCTCGGGGTCCAGGCCCTCGACGACGCCTCGCTGAGGAAGCTCGGCCGGCTCCACAGCACCGCGGAGGCGCTGCGGGCGGTCGAGACCGCCGCGGCGCATTTCGAGCGCACCTCCTTCGACCTGATCTACGCCCGCCCCGACCAGACGCCCGAGGCCTGGGCGGCGGAGCTGCGCGGGGCGATCGACCGGGCGGCGGAGCACCTCTCGCTCTACCAGCTCACCATCGAGGAGGGGACGCCGTTCTACGGGCTCGCCGCCGCCGGCAAGCTCGCCGTGCCGGACGACGACACGGCGCGGGTCCTCTACGACGTGACGCAGGAGGTCTGCGCGGCCGCCGGCCTGCCGGCCTACGAGATCTCGAACCACGCCCGGCCCGGCGCCGAATCGCGCCACAACCTGCTCTACTGGCGCTACGGCGAGTATGCGGGCATCGGCCCCGGCGCCCATGGCCGCCTGGTCCTGCCCGAGGGCCGCACCGGCACCTCGACCGAGCGCAACCCGGAGGCCTGGCTCGCCCGCGCCGAGTGCGAGGGGCACGGCATCGTCGAGACGGAAGCCTTGAGCCCCGGCGACCAGGCCGACGAGTTCCTGATGATGGGCCTGCGCCTGCGCGAGGGCATCGATCCGGCGCGCTACGCCGCGCTCGCGGGGCGTTCCCTCGATCCGGACCGCGTCGCCGGCCTCGTCGAGGCGGGCCTCGTCGCGCGCAGGCCCGACGATCGCCTCGCGGCGACCCCGAAGGGGGCGCCGGTGCTCAACGCCGTGGTGGCCGAGCTCGCGGCCTGA
- a CDS encoding YkgJ family cysteine cluster protein — MTRDPADPGGFACQECGACCAYSAEWPRFSTEDDADIARIPAAYVDDPAGRMRCEGERCSALEGRVGERVACKVYAVRPEVCRTCEPGDPECLIARRHHGLPV, encoded by the coding sequence GTGACGCGCGACCCCGCCGACCCGGGCGGCTTCGCCTGCCAGGAATGCGGGGCCTGCTGCGCGTACTCGGCCGAGTGGCCGCGCTTCAGCACCGAGGACGATGCCGACATCGCCCGCATCCCGGCGGCGTATGTCGACGATCCGGCCGGGCGGATGCGTTGCGAGGGCGAGCGCTGCTCGGCCCTCGAGGGCCGCGTCGGGGAGCGGGTGGCCTGCAAGGTCTACGCGGTGCGCCCGGAGGTGTGCCGCACCTGCGAGCCCGGCGATCCGGAATGCCTGATCGCAAGGCGGCATCACGGCCTGCCGGTGTAG
- the yciA gene encoding acyl-CoA thioester hydrolase YciA, with translation MAQTEDTGGRPQGDLTVRTIAMPADTNANGDIFGGWVMSQMDQAGGIAGVEHGQGRVVTVAVDGMTFLRPVRVGDVLCVYTQVVATGRTSMRIQIEAWARRFRTQTREKVTVGVFTFVAIDDDGRPRPIPPAAPGLTP, from the coding sequence ATGGCGCAGACCGAGGACACGGGCGGGCGCCCGCAGGGCGACCTCACGGTGCGGACCATCGCGATGCCCGCCGACACCAACGCCAACGGCGACATCTTCGGCGGCTGGGTGATGTCGCAGATGGACCAGGCCGGCGGCATCGCCGGGGTCGAGCACGGGCAGGGACGCGTGGTCACGGTGGCGGTCGACGGCATGACCTTCCTGCGGCCGGTCCGGGTCGGCGACGTGCTCTGCGTCTACACCCAGGTGGTGGCCACCGGGCGCACCTCGATGCGGATCCAGATCGAGGCCTGGGCCCGGCGCTTCCGCACCCAGACCCGCGAGAAGGTGACGGTCGGGGTGTTCACCTTCGTGGCGATCGACGACGACGGCCGCCCGCGCCCGATCCCCCCGGCGGCGCCGGGCCTGACCCCGTGA
- a CDS encoding ArgE/DapE family deacylase, translating to MPLDPALRDRIITAVADGFSEQIAHTQALMRFPSIRGDEQAIQDFVFREYRERGYAMDRFAMDRAQIEAHPGGARFSPEHSEAPIVVGIHRPREERGRSLILQAHVDVVPPGPADLWTHPPFEPVVEGDWLYGRGGADMKAGHAANLFALDALRSLGLQPAATVTLQSVVEEESTGNGALMTHLRGYRADAVLIPEPEEEMLVRANTGVLWFRVEVRGRPVHVREMGTGANAIDAAYRVIGALRELEARWNADKAGRPHFEGEAHPINLNIGRIEGGDWASSVPAWCRIDCRIAIYPGTSAAQAAREIEAAVQAFARDDAFLSNSPPQVGFHGFFAEGYVLEEGSEAEAVLGRAHAAATGAQLRSFMTAGYLDTRVHALYDRVPALCYGPKSENIHGFDERVSLASLKRITTAMALFVAEWCGTESL from the coding sequence ATGCCCCTGGACCCTGCGTTGCGCGACCGCATCATCACGGCCGTCGCCGACGGTTTCTCCGAGCAGATCGCCCACACCCAGGCGCTGATGCGCTTCCCCTCGATCCGGGGCGACGAGCAGGCGATCCAGGACTTCGTGTTCCGTGAGTACCGTGAGCGCGGCTACGCCATGGACCGCTTCGCCATGGACCGGGCGCAGATCGAGGCGCATCCGGGCGGGGCACGCTTCAGCCCGGAGCATTCCGAGGCGCCGATCGTCGTCGGCATCCACCGGCCGCGGGAGGAGCGGGGGCGCTCGCTGATCCTCCAGGCCCATGTCGACGTGGTGCCGCCGGGCCCCGCCGACCTCTGGACCCACCCGCCCTTCGAGCCGGTGGTCGAGGGCGACTGGCTCTACGGCCGCGGCGGCGCCGACATGAAGGCCGGGCACGCCGCCAACCTGTTCGCTCTTGACGCGCTCCGCAGCCTCGGCCTCCAGCCTGCCGCCACCGTGACCCTGCAATCGGTGGTCGAGGAGGAATCGACCGGCAACGGCGCCCTGATGACCCACCTGCGCGGCTACCGCGCCGACGCGGTGCTGATCCCCGAGCCCGAGGAGGAGATGCTGGTGCGCGCCAATACCGGCGTGCTGTGGTTCCGTGTCGAGGTCCGGGGCCGGCCGGTCCACGTGCGCGAAATGGGCACGGGCGCGAACGCCATCGACGCGGCCTACCGGGTGATCGGGGCGCTGCGGGAACTCGAGGCGCGCTGGAACGCCGACAAGGCCGGTCGCCCGCATTTCGAGGGCGAGGCGCACCCGATCAACCTCAATATCGGCCGGATCGAGGGCGGCGACTGGGCCTCCTCGGTGCCGGCCTGGTGCCGGATCGACTGCCGCATCGCGATCTATCCGGGCACCAGCGCGGCGCAGGCCGCCCGCGAGATCGAGGCGGCGGTGCAGGCCTTCGCCCGCGACGACGCGTTCCTGTCGAACAGCCCGCCGCAGGTCGGCTTCCACGGCTTCTTCGCCGAGGGCTACGTGCTGGAGGAGGGCTCGGAGGCCGAGGCCGTGCTCGGCCGGGCGCACGCGGCGGCGACGGGGGCGCAGCTCAGGAGCTTCATGACCGCCGGCTACCTCGATACCCGGGTCCACGCCCTCTACGACCGGGTGCCGGCGCTCTGCTACGGGCCGAAGAGCGAGAACATCCACGGCTTCGACGAGCGGGTGAGCCTCGCCTCGCTGAAGCGCATCACCACCGCGATGGCCCTGTTCGTCGCCGAGTGGTGCGGCACCGAAAGCCTCTGA
- a CDS encoding GMC oxidoreductase, with protein sequence MSENRHYDVVIIGSGPGGGTMAWRLAQTGKRILLLERGDYLPRERENWDSQAVFVDARYQAPETWYGADGSSFHPGLHYFVGGNSKVYGSVLLRLREKDFYQIRHPDGISPEWPLKYDVFEPYYQAAEELYYVHGLRGEDPTEPPSSKPYAYPPITHEPRIQELFDGLKREGHHPFHLPVGVRLEERDGKPLPHSACIRCDAFDGYPCITNGKADAQITCVDPALAAHDNLTLMTNAYVDRLLTDPAGRTVTGVEVKRGDATEVFTGDIVVVACGALSSALLMLRSANDAHPHGLANRSGQVGRNYMRHNNSTVLAISRTPNPTKFQKTLGLNDFYFGADDWEFPLGHIQMVGKSDGVQIHGEGLPGFLQWFPEKPFDWIARHSLDFWLTTEDLPIPENRIFYDGAKVRLDLKQTNEEALHRLKAKLRDLCTKLDIHPHLFDRSLYLGKDVPIGGTAHQAGTLRFGTDPATSVLDLDCKAHELDNLYVTDASFFPSIGAVNPTLTIIANSLRVADHVIGRLGA encoded by the coding sequence ATGAGCGAGAACCGGCACTACGACGTCGTCATCATCGGCTCGGGGCCGGGCGGCGGCACCATGGCGTGGCGGCTGGCCCAGACCGGCAAGCGCATCCTGCTGCTCGAGCGCGGCGACTACCTGCCGCGCGAGCGGGAGAACTGGGACAGCCAGGCGGTCTTCGTCGACGCGCGCTACCAGGCGCCGGAGACCTGGTACGGCGCCGACGGGTCGAGCTTCCATCCCGGCCTGCACTACTTCGTCGGCGGCAACAGCAAGGTCTACGGCTCGGTCCTGCTCCGCCTGCGCGAGAAGGACTTTTATCAAATCCGACATCCGGACGGCATCTCGCCGGAATGGCCGCTGAAGTACGACGTGTTCGAGCCCTACTACCAGGCGGCGGAGGAGCTCTACTACGTCCACGGCCTGCGCGGCGAGGACCCGACCGAGCCGCCGTCCTCGAAACCCTACGCCTACCCGCCGATCACCCACGAGCCCCGGATCCAGGAGCTGTTCGACGGGCTCAAGCGTGAGGGGCACCACCCGTTCCACCTGCCGGTCGGCGTGCGGCTGGAGGAGCGCGACGGCAAGCCGCTGCCGCACTCGGCCTGCATCCGCTGCGACGCCTTCGACGGCTATCCCTGCATCACCAACGGCAAGGCCGACGCGCAGATCACCTGCGTCGACCCGGCGCTGGCGGCGCACGACAACCTCACGCTGATGACGAACGCCTACGTCGACCGGCTCCTGACCGATCCGGCCGGGCGGACGGTCACCGGCGTCGAGGTGAAGCGCGGCGACGCCACCGAGGTGTTCACCGGCGACATCGTGGTGGTCGCCTGCGGCGCGCTCTCCTCCGCGCTCCTGATGCTGCGATCCGCCAACGACGCCCACCCGCACGGGCTCGCGAACCGCTCGGGGCAGGTCGGCCGCAACTACATGCGGCACAACAACTCGACGGTGCTCGCGATCTCGCGCACCCCGAACCCGACGAAGTTCCAGAAGACCCTCGGCCTCAACGACTTCTACTTCGGCGCCGACGACTGGGAGTTTCCGCTGGGCCACATCCAGATGGTCGGCAAGTCGGACGGGGTGCAGATCCACGGCGAGGGCCTGCCGGGCTTCCTGCAATGGTTTCCGGAGAAGCCGTTCGACTGGATCGCCAGGCACTCCCTCGACTTCTGGCTCACCACCGAGGACCTGCCGATCCCGGAGAACCGGATCTTCTACGACGGGGCGAAGGTCCGGCTCGACCTGAAGCAGACCAACGAGGAGGCGCTGCACCGGCTCAAGGCCAAGCTGCGCGACCTGTGCACGAAGCTCGACATCCACCCGCACCTGTTCGACCGCTCGCTCTACCTCGGCAAGGACGTGCCGATCGGCGGCACCGCCCACCAGGCCGGCACGCTGCGCTTCGGCACCGACCCGGCGACATCCGTCCTCGACCTCGACTGCAAGGCGCACGAGCTCGACAACCTCTACGTCACCGACGCGAGCTTCTTTCCCTCGATCGGCGCCGTGAACCCGACGCTGACGATCATCGCCAACTCGCTCAGGGTGGCGGATCACGTCATCGGGCGGCTGGGGGCGTAG
- a CDS encoding DoxX family protein: MATFSIAVAFGVRLLLVMLFLPFSALDKILNFRGAVGQARQAVHATAPATMLILAGLFVEIVMSLGVLTGIADRFAALILAGYCGVTALLWKQFWKPGDFWSGGKGRELFWDFWKNLALAGGFLLVTFGTGASTVETFFSHPFASSKPYSVSETAR; the protein is encoded by the coding sequence ATGGCCACCTTCAGCATCGCGGTCGCCTTCGGGGTCAGGCTCCTCCTGGTGATGCTGTTCCTGCCGTTCAGCGCGCTGGACAAGATCCTGAACTTCCGCGGTGCGGTGGGGCAGGCGAGGCAGGCGGTGCACGCCACCGCGCCGGCGACGATGCTGATCCTCGCCGGCCTGTTCGTCGAGATCGTGATGTCGCTCGGGGTCCTCACCGGCATCGCCGACCGCTTCGCCGCGCTCATCCTCGCCGGCTATTGCGGCGTGACGGCCCTCCTGTGGAAGCAGTTCTGGAAGCCGGGCGATTTCTGGTCCGGCGGCAAGGGCCGCGAGCTTTTCTGGGATTTCTGGAAGAACCTCGCGCTCGCCGGCGGGTTTCTGCTCGTCACCTTCGGCACCGGGGCGAGCACCGTGGAGACGTTCTTCTCACACCCCTTCGCCTCGTCGAAGCCCTACAGCGTCAGCGAGACCGCCCGATGA
- a CDS encoding cupin domain-containing protein has product MSDEKPTIPYWHLWADADGISHQTRCAFTEFEQKSMSPPAPPQWQGQKTHDGATVFVTVQPVGWTGDWHPNPKPQWIIPLSGRWFVESMDGTRVEMGPGEISFGEDQNVREVDGRKGHRSGTIGDEPAVLMIVQVDKPPTTGSACRFR; this is encoded by the coding sequence ATGAGCGACGAGAAGCCCACCATCCCCTACTGGCACCTCTGGGCCGACGCGGACGGGATCAGCCACCAGACCCGGTGCGCCTTCACCGAGTTCGAGCAGAAATCGATGTCGCCGCCGGCCCCGCCGCAATGGCAGGGCCAGAAGACCCATGACGGCGCGACCGTGTTCGTGACCGTGCAGCCGGTCGGCTGGACCGGAGACTGGCACCCGAACCCGAAGCCGCAATGGATCATCCCGCTCTCGGGCCGCTGGTTCGTCGAATCGATGGACGGCACGAGGGTCGAGATGGGCCCGGGCGAGATCTCCTTCGGCGAGGACCAGAACGTGCGCGAGGTCGACGGCAGGAAGGGCCACCGCTCCGGCACCATCGGCGACGAACCCGCCGTGCTGATGATCGTGCAGGTCGACAAGCCCCCGACCACCGGGTCGGCCTGCCGGTTCCGGTGA